A window from Osmia lignaria lignaria isolate PbOS001 chromosome 8, iyOsmLign1, whole genome shotgun sequence encodes these proteins:
- the LOC117611102 gene encoding uncharacterized protein LOC117611102 isoform X1: protein MERKQGQTIRSEARNIIRHIIRKCDEESRKNEMTYLLPQATLRASYYTGVSVKTICRIRKEDAECDENEPLPTPGAKRPRGEDKKFYCSLEDQATIRSIIYDFYVTKKIMPTGPKLLTAIRQLIDFPWELHSLYRLLRRMGFEWRKSSNSIKRVLVERPSIVACRSKYLKAIEYYRKQNRPIIYIDETWVDDLCFHKCLHSKETLEMVNTTSSSERLVVVHAGWKEGFIKGAELIFKTHITTGDPEGLMTAENFEKWIVEKLLPNIPPKSIVVMDNVPYHSAQLNKPPTKYSKKADMVRWLVENNIPHTQDMRKYQLLELIEKSKKCRKTFKVDEMLKLHNHNALRLPPYMYYELNPIDLAWTQIKRKLREKNLFVLSSDDLETFTVEAINEVTQIDWQNFCEHIEKLEEEYWQKDGLVEDITDSLELQPGGSDDSDSDESTDFED from the coding sequence ATGGAACGTAAACAAGGCCAGACTATCCGTAGTGAGGCGAGAAACATAATCCGACATATTATAAGAAAGTGCGATGAAGAATCACGTAAAAATGAAATGACTTATTTACTCCCGCAAGCGACTCTCCGTGCCTCGTATTATACTGGAGTATCCGTTAAAACTATTTGTCGGATCCGGAAAGAAGATGCAGAGTGTGACGAAAATGAACCGCTACCAACACCAGGAGCGAAACGCCCAAGAggagaagataaaaaattttattgttcGCTCGAGGACCAAGCAACGATTAGAAGTATTATTTACGATTTTTACGTGACGAAAAAAATTATGCCAACGGGGCCTAAATTGTTGACGGCCATCCGTCAGCTGATCGATTTTCCATGGGAATTACATAGTCTTTATAGATTACTCAGGCGTATGGGCTTTGAGTGGAGAAAGTCATCTAATAGTATTAAAAGAGTATTGGTTGAAAGGCCGAGTATCGTAGCCTGTAGATCTAAATATCTGAAAGCCATAGAATATTATCGAAAGCAAAACAGACCTATAATTTACATCGATGAAACATGGGTCGATGATTTATGTTTTCATAAGTGTTTGCACAGTAAAGAGACGTTAGAAATGGTAAATACCACCAGTTCATCGGAGAGGTTAGTTGTTGTTCACGCCGGATGGAAGGAAGGTTTTATCAAAGGGGCGGAATTAATCTTCAAAACCCATATAACAACTGGCGATCCCGAGGGACTTATGACTgcggaaaatttcgaaaaatggatcgttgaaaaattattaccgAATATTCCGCCAAAGTCTATTGTGGTTATGGACAACGTTCCCTACCATTCAGCTCAACTGAACAAACCACCCACAAAATATTCCAAGAAAGCAGATATGGTTCGTTGGTTGGTGGAAAATAATATCCCCCACACACAAGATATGAGAAAATACCAGTTGCTTGAACTGATAGAAAAAAGCAAGAAATGTAGGAAAACTTTTAAAGTCGACGAAATGCTGAAACTACACAATCACAATGCGTTACGATTACCACCGTATATGTATTATGAACTAAATCCTATTGATTTAGCTTGGAcccaaataaaaagaaaattacgtGAAAAGAATCTGTTCGTTTTGTCAAGCGATGATCTGGAAACGTTTACCGTCGAGGCAATCAACGAAGTGACACAAATTGACTGGCAAAATTTCTGCGAACATATAGAGAAACTTGAGGAAGAGTATTGGCAGAAAGATGGATTAGTAGAGGACATTACAGATAGTTTAGAATTACAACCTGGTGGCTCAGACGACAGTGATTCTGACGAGAGCACAGATTTTGAAGATTAA
- the LOC117611107 gene encoding uncharacterized protein LOC117611107, with translation MICSLHMRGAKAMQILPLPGTAGCIPANKHLVRQPSAGWLAACIRPGRFNQTIVKRADRVVLPRCGWKKCSQSSTGMALRVCEKLAGGWVLAGPQYTTNCSWKECTRTNLYGYKHCSPEITSNGWNIQGGCWKKSSEIRCLQVEWPRRFCTVAPTVSGYDSVGLFLLDCSIPTTRDHEG, from the exons ATGATATGTTCTTTACATATGCGAGGTGCAAAGGCAATGCAAATCTTGCCGCTGCCCGGTACCGCGGGTTGCATCCCGGCGAACAAACACCTAGTGCGGCAGCCTTCAGCCGGTTGGCTAGCCGCCTGCATACGACCGGGTCGGTTCAACCAAACCATCGTGAAACGGGCCGATCGCGTCGTACTTCCACGGTGCGGTTGGAAGAAGTGCTCGCAGAGTTCGACCGGGATGGCACTCAGAGTGTGCGAGAAGTTAGCAGGCGGGTGGG tGTTAGCCGGACCACAGTACACCACGAACTGCAGTTGGAAGGAATGCACCCGTACAAATTTGTACGGGTACAAACATTGCTCCCCAGAGATTACGTCCAACGGATGGAATATTCAAGGTGGCTGTTGGAAAAAATCGAGCGAAATCCGTTGTCTGCAG GTGGAGTGGCCGCGGCGGTTCTGTACCGTGGCCCCCACGGTCTCCGGATATGATTCCGTTGGACTTTTTCTTCTGG ACTGCAGTATACCGACAACCCGTGACCACGAGGGATGA